A stretch of the Sorangium aterium genome encodes the following:
- a CDS encoding FAD binding domain-containing protein, with the protein MSLADLRLFEMRHVAGLGPLCEIMAERAALGAPVTLLAGGTDWVVEQELRPPLEVAAGGPAAPPLVVDVSRLSDLRGISLSGDTLRVGAATTYLEMLRSDAIAARAPLLARMSRDVGAVQIQARGTLGGNLATASPAADGVAALAAYDATVVVQSVRGERRIPMSALQTGYKRTSRAPDEVIVAVEIALPAPGSPWYWRKIGARRAQAISKVALAGVAEVRSGRAARLGLGMASVAPTTALLPSVRALCVSRPLAELTGAEVDAAVAQDISPIDDVRSTRGYREHCARGVVRELLRQLGAQV; encoded by the coding sequence GTGAGCCTCGCGGATCTACGCCTGTTCGAGATGCGGCACGTCGCCGGGCTCGGTCCGCTGTGCGAGATCATGGCGGAGCGGGCCGCGCTCGGCGCGCCGGTCACGCTCCTGGCCGGCGGCACCGACTGGGTCGTCGAGCAGGAGCTCAGGCCTCCGCTCGAGGTCGCAGCAGGAGGCCCGGCGGCGCCGCCGCTCGTCGTCGACGTGTCCCGGCTCTCGGATCTGCGAGGCATCTCGCTCTCCGGCGACACGCTCCGGGTGGGGGCCGCGACGACCTACCTGGAGATGCTCCGGAGCGACGCGATCGCCGCGCGGGCGCCGCTCCTCGCGCGGATGAGCCGCGACGTGGGTGCGGTGCAGATCCAGGCGCGCGGCACGCTCGGCGGCAACCTGGCCACGGCCTCGCCGGCCGCCGATGGCGTCGCCGCGCTCGCCGCCTACGACGCGACCGTCGTGGTGCAGAGCGTCCGCGGGGAGCGGCGCATCCCGATGAGCGCCCTGCAGACGGGCTACAAGCGCACGTCGCGCGCGCCGGACGAGGTGATCGTCGCCGTGGAGATCGCGCTGCCGGCGCCTGGGTCGCCCTGGTACTGGCGGAAGATCGGCGCGCGACGGGCGCAGGCGATCTCGAAGGTCGCGCTCGCGGGCGTGGCCGAGGTGCGGTCCGGGCGCGCCGCGCGGCTCGGGCTGGGGATGGCGTCGGTCGCGCCGACGACGGCGCTCCTGCCGAGCGTGCGCGCGCTCTGCGTGTCCCGTCCGCTCGCCGAGCTCACCGGGGCGGAGGTCGACGCCGCGGTGGCGCAGGACATCTCGCCCATCGACGACGTGCGCTCGACGAGGGGCTACCGGGAGCACTGCGCTCGCGGGGTCGTGCGGGAGCTCCTTCGGCAGCTCGGCGCGCAGGTCTGA
- a CDS encoding (2Fe-2S)-binding protein encodes MKVSLVVNGSPREVDLPPLSRLLDALRGPLGLTGTKEGCAEGECGACTVLLDGDPVNACLVAIGQCEGRRVTTVEGLACAGHLSPLQRCFVEEGGAQCGICTPGMLLSAEALLARSPDPSELEVREALAGNLCRCTGYQRIVESVRAAAALRRGGGGAAP; translated from the coding sequence ATGAAGGTATCGCTCGTCGTCAACGGCTCGCCGCGCGAGGTCGATCTGCCGCCGCTCTCGCGGCTGCTCGACGCGCTCAGGGGGCCGCTCGGGCTCACGGGCACGAAGGAGGGGTGCGCGGAGGGCGAGTGCGGCGCGTGCACGGTGCTGCTCGACGGCGACCCCGTAAACGCGTGCCTCGTCGCGATCGGGCAGTGCGAGGGGCGGCGCGTGACGACGGTCGAGGGCCTCGCCTGCGCCGGACACCTGTCGCCGCTGCAGCGCTGCTTCGTCGAGGAGGGGGGCGCGCAGTGCGGGATCTGCACGCCGGGCATGCTCCTCTCGGCGGAGGCGCTGCTCGCGCGGAGCCCGGATCCGTCGGAGCTCGAGGTGCGCGAGGCGCTCGCCGGCAACCTGTGCCGCTGCACCGGGTACCAGCGGATCGTCGAGAGCGTCCGCGCCGCCGCCGCGCTGCGCCGCGGCGGGGGAGGGGCGGCGCCGTGA
- a CDS encoding xanthine dehydrogenase family protein molybdopterin-binding subunit, with amino-acid sequence MATSPPASASTVGRSVPRTDGPPKVTGASRYVDDIPAMPGEIFGRTVRSPVPRGILRGVRLDPAFDWSDVTVVLAEDVPVNVVALILDDQPILATGKVNHAYEPIVLLGCADRLKLARAVQAVALDIDPLPPVLDARAALDGGEIIWGADNVIKRYLITHGCADAARERGEASEAAIDAALARCEVVVTGTYASHHQEQLYIEPQGVIAWWDEAGAHATGSIQCPFYVHKAFLKAFGLPPDRIHITQSVTGGGFGGKEEYPSIIALHAALLARKSGRPVRMIYDRTEDIEATTKRHPASCEITSGCDRDGALRALKIRILMDGGAYATLTQVVLSRGALHAAGAYRWDDVWIEAAAVATNTPPNGAFRGFGAPQTIWAIERHLDRVARELGCDPLDLKAKNVLRPGDSTATGQVLRVSVAGEECITRAIAASGYRQKRAAGPVVRGRVARGIGLSVFMHGAGFTGSGERYYKGKVALDLAPGGRLRIRTASTDIGQGTETVFRQIAADAAGLPLDRVEFAVPCTTTVPDSGPTVASRTVMVVGSIVEAAARELASRVRAEQAGQEPGAGEGDGGAAAGPPALSFEEAADRLLAREGQVTSLKQYEPPDYVRWDDEAYKGDAYPCFGWACDVVEVEVDLDTFEVTVVDFWSATDVGKAIHPVMCKGQIEGGSLQAIGWALSEEIVWQGGRIKNPRMTNYIIPTSLDAPPFHVVLVEEPFPFGPGGGAKGIGEMPMDGGAPAVAAAIEHATGIAARALPLTPERLLEAAWSAGRGERL; translated from the coding sequence ATGGCGACGAGCCCTCCAGCGTCAGCGAGCACCGTGGGGCGCAGCGTGCCCCGAACGGACGGCCCTCCCAAGGTCACGGGGGCGTCGCGCTACGTCGACGACATCCCGGCGATGCCGGGGGAGATCTTCGGGCGCACCGTGCGGAGCCCCGTGCCCCGCGGGATCCTGCGCGGGGTGCGGCTCGACCCCGCGTTCGACTGGAGCGACGTGACCGTCGTGCTCGCCGAGGATGTCCCGGTCAACGTGGTCGCGCTGATCCTGGACGATCAGCCGATCCTCGCGACCGGAAAGGTGAACCACGCCTACGAGCCGATCGTCCTGCTCGGCTGCGCGGACCGGCTGAAGCTCGCGCGGGCGGTCCAGGCCGTCGCGCTCGACATCGATCCGCTGCCGCCGGTGCTCGACGCGCGCGCCGCGCTCGATGGCGGGGAGATCATCTGGGGCGCCGACAACGTCATCAAGCGGTACCTCATCACGCACGGGTGCGCCGACGCCGCGCGGGAGCGCGGCGAGGCGAGCGAGGCCGCGATCGACGCGGCGCTCGCGCGCTGCGAGGTGGTCGTCACCGGCACGTACGCCTCGCACCACCAGGAGCAGCTCTACATCGAGCCGCAGGGGGTCATCGCCTGGTGGGACGAGGCAGGCGCGCACGCGACGGGCTCGATCCAGTGCCCGTTCTACGTCCACAAGGCGTTCCTGAAGGCGTTCGGACTCCCTCCCGATCGGATCCACATCACCCAGTCGGTGACGGGGGGCGGATTCGGGGGCAAGGAGGAGTACCCGTCGATCATCGCGCTCCACGCGGCGCTGCTCGCGAGGAAGAGCGGCCGCCCGGTGCGCATGATCTACGACCGGACGGAGGACATCGAGGCGACGACGAAGCGCCACCCGGCGTCCTGCGAGATCACGAGCGGCTGCGATCGCGACGGCGCGCTGCGCGCGCTGAAGATCCGGATCCTCATGGATGGCGGGGCGTACGCGACGCTGACGCAGGTGGTCCTGTCGCGCGGCGCCCTCCACGCCGCGGGCGCCTACCGCTGGGACGACGTGTGGATCGAGGCGGCCGCCGTGGCCACGAACACGCCCCCGAACGGCGCCTTCCGCGGCTTCGGCGCGCCGCAGACGATCTGGGCGATCGAGCGGCACCTCGACCGCGTCGCGCGGGAGCTCGGCTGCGATCCGCTCGATCTGAAGGCGAAGAACGTGCTGCGCCCCGGCGACTCGACCGCGACGGGGCAGGTGCTCCGCGTGAGCGTCGCGGGCGAGGAGTGCATCACGCGGGCGATCGCGGCGAGCGGTTACCGGCAGAAGCGCGCGGCCGGGCCGGTCGTCCGCGGGCGCGTTGCGCGCGGGATCGGGCTCTCGGTGTTCATGCACGGCGCGGGCTTCACCGGGTCGGGAGAGCGCTACTACAAGGGAAAGGTCGCGCTGGATCTCGCGCCCGGCGGGCGGCTCCGCATCCGCACGGCGTCGACGGACATCGGCCAGGGGACGGAGACGGTGTTCCGGCAGATCGCCGCGGACGCGGCGGGGCTGCCGCTCGATCGGGTCGAGTTCGCGGTGCCGTGCACGACGACGGTGCCCGACTCGGGCCCCACCGTGGCGTCGCGCACGGTGATGGTCGTCGGCTCGATCGTCGAGGCCGCAGCGCGGGAGCTGGCGAGCCGCGTGCGCGCGGAGCAGGCGGGGCAGGAGCCGGGCGCCGGAGAGGGCGACGGGGGCGCCGCGGCGGGGCCGCCGGCGCTGAGCTTCGAGGAGGCGGCCGACCGGCTGCTGGCCCGCGAGGGCCAGGTGACGTCGCTCAAGCAGTACGAGCCGCCGGATTACGTGCGCTGGGACGACGAGGCGTACAAGGGAGACGCGTACCCGTGCTTCGGCTGGGCGTGCGACGTTGTCGAGGTCGAGGTGGACCTCGACACCTTCGAGGTGACGGTGGTCGACTTCTGGTCGGCCACCGACGTGGGCAAGGCGATCCACCCGGTGATGTGCAAGGGACAGATCGAGGGAGGCAGCCTGCAGGCGATCGGCTGGGCGCTCTCCGAGGAGATCGTCTGGCAGGGCGGCAGGATCAAGAACCCGCGGATGACCAACTACATCATCCCGACGTCGCTCGACGCGCCGCCGTTCCATGTCGTGCTGGTCGAGGAGCCGTTCCCGTTCGGTCCGGGCGGCGGGGCCAAGGGCATCGGCGAGATGCCGATGGATGGCGGCGCACCCGCGGTGGCCGCGGCGATCGAGCACGCGACGGGGATCGCCGCGCGCGCGTTGCCACTCACGCCGGAGCGCCTGCTCGAGGCGGCGTGGTCGGCGGGGAGAGGGGAGCGTCTATGA
- a CDS encoding nucleotidyltransferase family protein, with protein MNRVTTIVLAAGAGKRLGGPKALLAWPSSTKGGAERPLAIAHAEARLSAESAQVLVVVRSSVFHALLAHVQPGIDLVSWSAPDDLGPAGSLAVAAPRIGDADAVIVTPVDVPPARAATVARLLARLEAGASSTTPPLAVRPRHLGRGGHPVVLRTEALQRYLEADPPPLRDHLRALGDRCVDEEVDDPGVLHDLNVPVDVIRVLGGPPRFLA; from the coding sequence ATGAACCGTGTGACCACGATCGTGCTCGCCGCGGGAGCGGGCAAGCGGCTCGGGGGGCCGAAGGCGCTCCTGGCCTGGCCGTCATCGACGAAGGGGGGGGCCGAGCGGCCGCTGGCGATCGCGCATGCGGAGGCTCGCCTCTCGGCCGAGAGCGCGCAGGTGCTCGTGGTGGTGCGCAGCTCGGTCTTTCACGCGCTGCTGGCCCATGTGCAGCCGGGCATCGACCTCGTCTCGTGGTCCGCGCCGGACGATCTCGGGCCGGCCGGCTCGCTGGCCGTCGCCGCGCCGCGCATCGGCGACGCCGACGCCGTCATCGTGACGCCGGTCGACGTGCCCCCCGCGCGCGCCGCGACGGTGGCGCGGCTGCTCGCCCGTCTCGAGGCGGGCGCCTCCTCGACGACGCCGCCGCTCGCGGTGCGGCCGCGGCACCTCGGCCGCGGCGGGCACCCGGTCGTGCTGCGCACCGAGGCGCTCCAGCGTTACCTGGAGGCCGATCCACCGCCGCTCCGGGATCACCTGAGGGCGCTCGGCGACAGGTGCGTCGACGAGGAGGTGGACGATCCAGGGGTGCTGCACGACCTGAATGTGCCGGTCGACGTGATCCGCGTGCTCGGAGGCCCGCCACGTTTTCTCGCCTGA
- a CDS encoding XdhC family protein: protein MPDPSQVIPRTALPHDVLRAAVGALEAGRRVVLASVVARHGSAPSTPGQKLCLFEDLTALGTIGGGAIERAALGIMARALDELASTPKLETFRLGPSLGMCCGGSVEVLIEPMLPSMHVLVIGAGHVGAFAAPLLASLGFRVTLCDARVAAVDPARVLPAAPLAGVPLLHDGARQGPLPAALAEQVRLVLAEHDDPEVLTGLPRELGEAAALVMTHDHALDQEALAWALARGFGYVGGVGSRAKAARTRARLEAKGVPEGDVARVRMPVGLDIGARTPAEIGVAVAAELVAWRAGRQRARWSPGGPTPAGEEQAR, encoded by the coding sequence ATGCCGGATCCGAGCCAGGTCATCCCGAGGACGGCACTCCCGCACGATGTGCTCCGGGCGGCCGTCGGCGCGCTCGAGGCGGGGCGGCGGGTGGTGCTCGCCTCGGTGGTGGCGCGGCACGGCTCGGCGCCGTCGACGCCGGGGCAGAAGCTCTGCCTGTTCGAGGATCTCACCGCGCTCGGCACGATCGGCGGCGGCGCGATCGAGCGGGCGGCGCTCGGCATCATGGCGCGCGCGCTCGACGAGCTCGCCAGCACCCCGAAGCTCGAGACCTTCCGCCTGGGCCCGAGCCTCGGCATGTGCTGCGGCGGCTCGGTCGAGGTCCTCATCGAGCCGATGCTGCCCTCGATGCACGTCCTCGTGATCGGCGCCGGGCACGTGGGCGCGTTCGCCGCGCCGCTCCTCGCGTCGCTGGGCTTCCGGGTCACCCTCTGCGACGCGCGCGTCGCCGCGGTCGACCCCGCCCGCGTGTTGCCGGCCGCTCCGCTCGCCGGCGTGCCGCTCTTGCACGACGGCGCGCGGCAGGGGCCCCTGCCCGCCGCGCTCGCGGAGCAGGTGCGGCTCGTCCTCGCCGAGCACGACGACCCGGAGGTGTTGACGGGCCTGCCGAGGGAGCTCGGCGAAGCGGCGGCGCTCGTGATGACGCACGACCACGCCCTCGATCAGGAGGCGCTCGCGTGGGCGCTCGCCCGCGGCTTCGGGTACGTGGGCGGCGTCGGGAGCCGCGCGAAGGCCGCGCGCACCCGCGCGCGGCTCGAGGCGAAGGGGGTGCCGGAGGGCGACGTCGCGCGGGTCAGGATGCCGGTCGGCCTCGATATCGGGGCGCGCACGCCGGCCGAGATCGGCGTCGCCGTGGCCGCGGAGCTCGTCGCGTGGCGCGCGGGGCGGCAGCGCGCTCGATGGTCACCGGGCGGACCCACGCCCGCCGGAGAGGAGCAGGCTCGATGA
- a CDS encoding HEAT repeat domain-containing protein translates to MTPLATLDPDLQRALSDPGFTPGRRHFAALMGLLETSGEPAELAERALRRAGAAALPAAIERAAGAAPALRAPLTRLVGKLMASGPIDPEVSERARDYLLACLNDDDRRTRRMAAVALGKPYAADAGRSLVEQALAEAARSERSPDVRRALIEALGKVGGGAALDALAELDGDDIAGVRARAELLARRTLTRGEPSEIAGDRAPERPLRVAVRCRRGLEAILAEELTALDAGSPGGALVPELRSDPCGGTRVEVVLSGRLDVLFGARTMLSFALPLPLRKLDQGADLAAAVAERLLSREAREILRRFTQGAIRYRIDWAGGGKRRAAVFRAAAAVEAEAPELVNDPTQSTWDVVVYEGAGRARVELAPRLPDPRFAYRRGDVPAASHPTIAAALARIAGARGDDVVWDPFVGSGLELCERALLGPYRRLVGSDRDPRALQIARENLDAAGARGAELLQRDALGAPPPGEAPTLILTNPPLGRRVERTGDLDAMLDRFVEGAAHALAPGGRMVWISPFPERTEAIARRSGLRPEALLRVDMGGFDAQIQSFHKEALRPQAGNDRRDGRRGDRLDRPPAGRGGRGPQQAELRGEQHRPHRQEQRHHHRDDDPEPPRAVRRHVGDQAETVGRAEGRRGRRG, encoded by the coding sequence ATGACCCCCCTCGCCACGCTCGACCCCGACCTCCAGCGCGCCCTCTCCGATCCGGGCTTCACGCCGGGCCGCCGCCACTTCGCCGCCCTGATGGGCCTGCTCGAGACGTCCGGTGAGCCCGCCGAGCTGGCGGAGCGGGCGCTGCGGCGCGCCGGCGCTGCGGCGCTGCCCGCCGCGATCGAGCGCGCCGCCGGCGCGGCGCCGGCGCTGCGCGCGCCGCTCACCCGGCTCGTCGGCAAGCTGATGGCCTCGGGGCCGATCGATCCCGAGGTCTCGGAGCGGGCGCGCGACTACCTGCTCGCCTGCCTCAACGACGACGATCGTCGCACGCGCCGCATGGCGGCGGTGGCGCTCGGCAAGCCGTACGCGGCGGACGCCGGGCGATCGCTCGTCGAGCAGGCGCTCGCCGAGGCGGCGCGCAGCGAGCGCTCGCCCGACGTCCGCCGCGCGCTGATTGAGGCGCTCGGCAAGGTCGGCGGCGGCGCCGCGCTCGACGCGCTGGCCGAGCTCGACGGCGACGACATCGCCGGCGTGCGCGCGCGCGCCGAGCTCCTGGCCAGGAGGACCCTGACGCGCGGCGAGCCGTCCGAGATCGCCGGCGATCGCGCGCCGGAGCGCCCCCTCCGGGTGGCGGTGCGCTGCCGGCGCGGGCTCGAGGCGATCCTCGCCGAGGAGCTCACGGCGCTCGACGCGGGCTCTCCCGGCGGGGCGCTCGTCCCCGAGCTCCGGAGCGATCCATGCGGCGGCACGCGGGTCGAGGTCGTGCTGAGCGGCCGCCTCGACGTCCTGTTCGGGGCGCGCACGATGCTGTCGTTCGCGCTCCCGCTGCCGCTGCGGAAGCTCGACCAGGGCGCCGACCTCGCCGCGGCGGTCGCGGAGCGGCTGCTCTCGCGGGAGGCGCGCGAGATCCTGCGCCGCTTCACCCAGGGCGCGATCCGCTACCGCATCGACTGGGCCGGCGGCGGCAAGCGCCGGGCAGCGGTGTTCCGCGCCGCGGCGGCCGTGGAGGCGGAGGCCCCGGAGCTCGTGAACGATCCGACCCAGAGCACGTGGGACGTGGTCGTCTACGAGGGCGCGGGCCGGGCGCGGGTCGAGCTCGCGCCGCGCCTGCCCGACCCGCGGTTCGCGTACCGCCGGGGCGACGTGCCCGCGGCGTCGCACCCGACGATCGCGGCCGCGCTCGCGCGCATCGCGGGGGCGCGCGGCGACGACGTCGTCTGGGATCCATTCGTCGGCTCGGGCCTGGAGCTCTGCGAGCGCGCCCTGCTCGGACCGTACCGGCGGCTCGTGGGCTCGGATCGCGATCCGCGAGCCCTGCAGATCGCGCGCGAGAACCTCGACGCCGCGGGCGCGCGGGGCGCGGAGCTCCTCCAGCGCGACGCGCTCGGCGCGCCGCCCCCGGGCGAGGCGCCCACGCTGATCCTGACGAACCCGCCCCTCGGCCGGCGCGTCGAGCGCACGGGAGATCTCGACGCCATGCTCGACCGCTTCGTCGAGGGCGCCGCGCACGCGCTCGCGCCGGGCGGCAGGATGGTGTGGATCTCGCCGTTCCCCGAGCGGACCGAGGCGATCGCGCGCCGCTCAGGCCTCCGGCCCGAGGCGCTCCTGCGCGTGGACATGGGCGGCTTCGACGCGCAGATCCAGAGCTTCCACAAGGAGGCGCTCCGGCCGCAAGCGGGCAACGATCGACGCGACGGCCGACGCGGGGACCGGCTCGACCGCCCCCCGGCCGGGCGCGGTGGGCGCGGCCCCCAGCAGGCCGAGCTGCGCGGCGAACAGCATCGCCCCCACCGCCAGGAGCAGCGCCACCACCACCGCGATGATGATCCCGAGCCGCCCCGAGCGGTCAGGCGGCACGTCGGTGATCAGGCCGAAACCGTCGGCCGCGCCGAGGGGCGACGGGGCCGGCGCGGCTGA